Genomic DNA from Capsicum annuum cultivar UCD-10X-F1 unplaced genomic scaffold, UCD10Xv1.1 ctg53353, whole genome shotgun sequence:
GATTTGTTTCATGCGTAAAGGAACCCTCAGAATGCTTTCGTCGAATGgtggacttttgtcggctcttcTGTTCAGCATTTGCTTGCAGCTGTGCTTCCAACTTTTGAAGCTTGCTGGCCGTCTTTGCACAAATACTCCTGGATGTCTGTAATTCACTGTTCCGGTGTGCCAAAGCTTCTTTCAACATCTTTGTTTCCTCCTCCATTGCCAAAACGCGTTTTGTAAGTTGCTCATTCTCTTTATGGAACTTCTGCACACTATCCAATGAAAAATCTGGCAAACTGAGCCTTCCTCCTTGGGATTTCTTTACACGGCTGTCCCCATAATCTCTACCCAAACTCTCAACCTCAAGCTTCATCTGGGCCAAGGCTGTAGGCCCAGGCAACTTCTTCCGCACAAGACCACGTAATCTCCGACACTCTGCTTCCAATTTTGCAACTTTCTTCACTCCCTCCAGGTGTTGCTTGTTTGCAACTTCTGCAGACCGTACGCTCATATTTTTCTCATCAATACGAATTTCTAGTTCCTTTGAGTTAATTTGGAGTTCATATTTCAGAGAATTTATTTCCCTTTCACATGACTCGATATTGCTCTTCAACATCTCAATTTCTGCTTCAGCTTGGGCTTTTCCTTCACTGAGCTGTATCACCATGCTAGAACGCTCCTGCAAAGACCTTGAGAGTGAAGAATTTTTCGCTGCAGACCTGAGTAACTGTTGGTCCAGGTTAGCTAATTttgcttcaaactcatgcttcATTTTGTCAAACTGCTTGGTTTTATTCTGAATCACATCATGCAGCTTCTGTTCATGTTCTTCTTTAAAATTTCGTATCTGCCGCATGCACTCCTTCAGTGCACCATCCAGATGTAATTTCACTGCACCATCCCGATGTGATGCCCTGTCTTCAACAGTAAGATTCAAAAGAGTAACGGATTCCACGTGATTTTTCAGTTTCGCGGCTTCTGACTCAGCCTTCTCCCAACCTGTACAGAGAGATGTGAATAAAAGAATTCAGTACCAAGTTTCAAAACACTTGTTGCAAGAAAAACACAAGTCAATAAGGAACATCACCTGAGACGGCTTCTTCAGCAACTTCAGCATATTGTTTTACCAGGTTTTCCTTATTAGTCATTTCTGACCGTGCAGCAGCCAACTTTTCATTCAAATCCTTGACTTCATCCTCTAAGCCACTCACTTGTTCCTCAAGAGACTTAACTTGATCCTCCAGTCCAGTCGAATGTGAATAAGATTCAA
This window encodes:
- the LOC124893057 gene encoding filament-like plant protein 6, with the translated sequence YVVRELHSICLVLVIYVLVSVIFQGKQEIKKPKYVQISVESYSHSTGLEDQVKSLEEQVSGLEDEVKDLNEKLAAARSEMTNKENLVKQYAEVAEEAVSGWEKAESEAAKLKNHVESVTLLNLTVEDRASHRDGAVKLHLDGALKECMRQIRNFKEEHEQKLHDVIQNKTKQFDKMKHEFEAKLANLDQQLLRSAAKNSSLSRSLQERSSMVIQLSEGKAQAEAEIEMLKSNIESCEREINSLKYELQINSKELEIRIDEKNMSVRSAEVANKQHLEGVKKVAKLEAECRRLRGLVRKKLPGPTALAQMKLEVESLGRDYGDSRVKKSQGGRLSLPDFSLDSVQKFHKENEQLTKRVLAMEEETKMLKEALAHRNSELQTSRSICAKTASKLQKLEAQLQANAEQKSRQKSTIRRKHSEGSFT